One Periplaneta americana isolate PAMFEO1 chromosome 8, P.americana_PAMFEO1_priV1, whole genome shotgun sequence genomic region harbors:
- the DCTN5-p25 gene encoding dynactin subunit 5 isoform X2, protein MFHVSSVCSHRVCKASGNKVSRQTVLCGSQNIVLSGKVIVQSDAIIRGDLANVRAGRYCIISKHAVIRPPFKKFSKGVAFFPLHMGDHVFVGERSVVNAAVVGSYVHIGKNCVIGRRCVLKDCCVIEDNTVLPPETVVPSFTRYSGSPGVCVGELPECMQELMLDYTRNYYQHFIPAKI, encoded by the exons ATGTTTCATGTATCAAGTGTGTGTTCACATCGTGTTTGTAAG GCATCTGGCAACAAGGTGAGCCGTCAAACAGTCTTATGCGGATCACAAAACATAGTTCTAAGTGGCAAAGTAATAGTACAATCTGATGCTATTATACGTGGAGATCTTGCCAATGTTCGTGCTGGTAGATATTGTATAATCAGCAAGCATGCTGTTATTAGGCCTCCCTTTAAGAAGTTCAGCAAAGG agtggcATTTTTTCCTTTACACATGGGTGATCATGTTTTTGTTGGTGAACGTTCTGTGGTAAATGCAGCTGTTGTTGGTTCATATGTCCACATCGGAAAAAACTGCGTAATA GGCCGGAGATGTGTACTGAAGGACTGCTGTGTTATTGAAGACAATACTGTTTTACCACCTGAGACAGTGGTACCATCTTTTACAAGATACAGTGGGTCACCTGGTGTCTGCGTCGGAGAATTACCTGAATGCATGCAAGAATTAATGTTAGACTATACACGCAATTACTACCAGCATTTCATACCAGCCAAGATATAA
- the DCTN5-p25 gene encoding dynactin subunit 5 isoform X1, whose protein sequence is MEPQDIYYNKAEYVETASGNKVSRQTVLCGSQNIVLSGKVIVQSDAIIRGDLANVRAGRYCIISKHAVIRPPFKKFSKGVAFFPLHMGDHVFVGERSVVNAAVVGSYVHIGKNCVIGRRCVLKDCCVIEDNTVLPPETVVPSFTRYSGSPGVCVGELPECMQELMLDYTRNYYQHFIPAKI, encoded by the exons ATGGAACCCCAagatatttattacaataaagcAGAATATGTTGAAACG GCATCTGGCAACAAGGTGAGCCGTCAAACAGTCTTATGCGGATCACAAAACATAGTTCTAAGTGGCAAAGTAATAGTACAATCTGATGCTATTATACGTGGAGATCTTGCCAATGTTCGTGCTGGTAGATATTGTATAATCAGCAAGCATGCTGTTATTAGGCCTCCCTTTAAGAAGTTCAGCAAAGG agtggcATTTTTTCCTTTACACATGGGTGATCATGTTTTTGTTGGTGAACGTTCTGTGGTAAATGCAGCTGTTGTTGGTTCATATGTCCACATCGGAAAAAACTGCGTAATA GGCCGGAGATGTGTACTGAAGGACTGCTGTGTTATTGAAGACAATACTGTTTTACCACCTGAGACAGTGGTACCATCTTTTACAAGATACAGTGGGTCACCTGGTGTCTGCGTCGGAGAATTACCTGAATGCATGCAAGAATTAATGTTAGACTATACACGCAATTACTACCAGCATTTCATACCAGCCAAGATATAA